The sequence below is a genomic window from Felis catus isolate Fca126 chromosome A2, F.catus_Fca126_mat1.0, whole genome shotgun sequence.
ATCCCTCCGTCAGATCCCCCCATCGCCCACTCTCCCAGGAAGCTCCCCCCACCTGGACACCTCCAAATCCTCCTCAAAGCCGTCTCTGACTCCCCCTCTTCCTGGCCTTCTCGCTGGCCTCTTTACACTAATTTCCTGCTAGAACGATCATAATGGGTTCAAATGCTGCCGCTTGCACACCTATCTCCCCCGTCACGGGGCAGGTTGTGGGAGCAGGGCGCAGGGCTGATGTACCCCCTTACCTCCAGCCCCTCAGCATGGGCCCGGGcacatgggtggggggtggagtagGGCCTCAAAGAAGCATGATCTAAATCCCTGGGCTCTGTTTTCCTCCAACTTAGAGTGTAGTGAAAGAGCTCTAATGACAAAGAAGGTAAATTCTAGGCATTCTGAACAGAGACCAGGCCATCCTTTCCTGAGTACTTCACAGCGAAGCCAAGACCTCATTGGTGAGTAACTGTCAACTGCCCAACAGTGGGAGTGAAGAActttcccaggagagagagagtcaaagacaAATGCTGTAAGGAAGGAGGGAGCAACCTGTGTAAGGACCGAAAGGCCAGTGGTGCCTCAGCAAAGCAATGGGGCGATGGGCAAGAGTTCATGGATTATGCGTATCGGTTAGGTTAGGATGGGTTACGCTGCGTAACACACAATCCTCTAAATCTCTGTGGCCTACAATAAAGTTTCTTTATGTCTCAGACTACATGCACATGTGGCTCTCCTtcgtctcctctcccctctggacTCAGGTTGACAGAGCAGTCTGTCTCTATCTGGAATATTGCCATTGtcgtggaaaaaggaaaagaaaagtggtaaATTACTCACCCTGGTTCTTCACGTGTGTGCTCACATCTGTTTTCACTGTTCAGCAGCCCCTCTGCCATGCCTGAGGACAACATGGGTCGTGCTGTATAATCCTCCAACCGAGCAGGGCACTTCGATACAGGGCACCGAATGTGGGGGAGTGGTAATCCAGTTCCACACCGTGCTTATGAGTTTGACGTCTTTCCTAGGATCAGTGAAATCTGTAGGGAGAGCTGGGACATCCACCGGCTGAGGTCTGGTCCCCAGTGGGTGCACAGGAAAGAGAGGGTGATATCCAGAGAGTTTCCACCCAGCTCATTCCTTCCCCACCAGGTGGGCAGTCCCTGGAAGGGGACCCGGGGCTCCCACTGCCCACACgccattgtgacccaccccccGGGCTCCCGCTGCCCACACGCCATTGTGACCCACCCCTGGGTCCCCCGCTGCCCACACACCACTATGACAAATAATGACAAATCTACTTCATCTCAACCCCCGCAacatatatgctggcaatcatccTCCACGCTTTTGGCCTGCCCAGATCCATCTAAAGGGTCTCATGGCTGAGGTTTCATTAAACAGCAAGAAATGGCATTTTCCTGGccacagctagcccctcaaggtcctggaaccTTGAGTCCTAGAGTAAGTCTCCAAGGAATTCTGGCTGTCTCCCTAAACCGTCATGACGCCAGTGCTGCACTCCCTGCCCGTGGgacctgtccccgtgctttaataaaatcacctttttgcaccaaagacttcttcacgaattcttccttggccatcggctccagaCCCACGAAACCCCCATCACTCCAACACTTCACCACCTCCACCTTGTGCTTCCTACAACTCCAAATCCAGCAGGTCACTATCCCGCCGACACTCCTCCAGCCTGTGAAGCTGATCTGGTCCCACCCGTCGCCCTGGCCAATCTCCTGTGCCATGTCCCCGGGCTTCCTGGAGCTCAGCATCGTTCCCTGCACTTAAAACGCAGggacggggctcctgggtgggcctCAGTGGCtcaagcgtcccactcttggtccCCACCATCtgttttgtgagctggagccccgcgtcgggctccgagctgatagcacagagtagacttgggattctctctctgtccctcccccactcgcactgtcccttctgtttcaaaacaaacatttaagtccctttaaagttaaaaaacaaaataaaataaaggcacgGACACGTGGCTCTCTTATGGCtctcatttatttgcattttttttggggttctattttattgtgttttttgaataaatttttgaATTTACCAAGAGTTTTGAGAACCCGATTTTTTGGCTCTAGGGACATCCTCCCTGGCTGCCTGTATTCACTGCTGGTGTCGGAGTTTGTGGCTGGTGAGTTGCATCTGGGCCCGCTGATCGTGGTCCCTATGCTGGTCCCTTCGGAGGTCAGACTACTCTGCTCTGAGGACAGGCCTGTGCTGGAACAGGTTGCGATGGAGCTCCAGGAGCGGACTGTGGTTGGTGTGCTGATCTTGGGCTGGATGGTTGTCAACGTGTACCACAGGTTTTCACTCCCCAGGGACATGAAAATCCAAGCACTGTGTTCCCTGTTTTCCATATTTCGTTCCGCTTCCCAGAAGACTTCCCCCTCAAACGGCTCAAACCCGGTGGCCAAGCAGTACCAAACCACCCCCAGGCTCCAAGTGTTTGCGGAAGGGGTGTGCTCCCTTTGCTGCAGGAAGAGTCGCGGGGCAGAATAAGGGGGGCTGTCCCAGAAAGTGTGGAGTTTGTAGCCAGCAAACCGGATGCTCAGTCCAACCCCCGTGTGTTTTACCTTCAGCTTCTTGTCAAAAAGCAGTGTCTCCAGCTTCTGATCCCCGCCGATCATACCTTGTTGGTGGCAGTACTCCACAACCGATAACAGCTGGCAGAATTTGTCTGGAACCTCCTCCGTCACTTGGCCATGGTGCGTAAAATCGTCACACAGCTTGTCTCTgcttacatattttgaaaggaggACTAACGATTTCTTCCTGTTGATCACCTCGAGTGACTTGACAATATTTGGGTGACTTGAGGTCTTCATATTCTGGGCTTCACGACAAAGTCCCTGGAGGCCAGCGGGGTCCTCCTGGGTTTTCCTGATGAACTTCACATCAGACTGCTTCCCGGTTAGGATGTACTGGGTCAGCTTCATCGTGGGGACGCTGCCCTCACTGGTGGTCTCGGGGATCTCGTAAATACAGACGTCCTCCTCACCAGCGGTAATGGCCTTACGCCCCTGAAGGATGGTGACCTACTAACTATACTAACGCTAAATAATGCTAATTACACGGACTATGCTAACCAACAATACCAACCTACAAAATTTGCCAATACTAACAATACTATGCTTATGAACTATACTAACAATATGAACTATACTAACAATATGAACTATACTAACTGTACTAAAACGctaacacaaaaaaaaaaacaaatgaaaaacacacacgcgcacacacacactcacacacacacacacacacaaagaaaatgaagggaggaaatgaagaaaaattgagaaaaagaaaaactaaaaaagagaaaaaaaggaaaaagtaaaaacagaaacagggaaaaaaaattgggagagaaaaggagtagagaaaaaagaaaaatgaaaataaaaaaataaacaaaatgaaaaaaagagaagtcaaaatCCAACTAGCTAGGGTCAAAGGCCGACAGGTCACCAAAGCTTCCTGGGCTGTAAAGACCAAACACCCAGCCGAGCCAGGGTCTTATATAGACAGGTCTTGCCATGACTTCACAATGTGAAGGCacatgtgagggcacagcaagaaaTGGGCCAATTATGCAATCATGGCTGGGGATGTCTGAGACCCCAGTGGTTTCCTCACTTTTTATTCCCAAAACCCCtttactcaataaaaaaaaaaaagacccccaatgggctttttgtttgtttgtgtgggcTTTTCAAGATTGATATTTACTTTGTTAGAAATCAAAATCTATAAGATGGTTCAGTGGCCTTTTCACTTCAAGTTTAGAAAACTGTAATTTTGGCTTGTATAGACCTCGTAATGTCTACACTTAAAATACCCAGTTCCTGGTCTCAAAATGGTGCTACAACATATAAGGAAATGTTGTGTTGTGTACAACACGATAAGGCTCATTATTAACATCTATAAAGCTCAGAGGAAGATTGCTTCTCATCATATTTTCACTGATAAGGTTGTGAggagatttctcatcagaaaccttgGAGGCTAGAAGGCATGGGTTGATGTGTTTAAAGCACTGAAGGAAAAAAGctgtcaaccaagaatcctaCATTTGggaaaactgtccttcaaaaatgaggaagaaatgaagacattcccaGATCAACCAAAGCTGAAAGCCTTGCCCTGATGACTAGACCGGCCCTGCAGTGAAGGGGGTCCTTAAGGTTGAAATGAAAGGGCACTGAACAAGTAACTCGAAGCCTTCTGAAGAGATAATCTCCGGTAAAGGTAAACAGACAGACAATTATGAACGCTAGTACTGTTATGACTTTGGTCTGTAGCTCTACTTTTTGTTCTCTATGTTAAGAGactgatatatttaaaaacctaattaTTCATCTATGCTTTTGGACACAAGATGCATAAAGATGTGATTTTGTGACATTAACAACTGACAGAAGGTGGGGTCAGGGCTGTAAAGTAGCTGAGTTTTCATGTGTTATTGAGGTTAAGCTGGTATAAATTGACACTACAATGTTGTAACTTTAGGATGTTAAAAGCAATCCCATGGTaaccacacacaaccacacacacacacacacacacacacgcca
It includes:
- the LOC123383786 gene encoding MAP/microtubule affinity-regulating kinase 3-like, with translation MKLTQYILTGKQSDVKFIRKTQEDPAGLQGLCREAQNMKTSSHPNIVKSLEVINRKKSLVLLSKYVSRDKLCDDFTHHGQVTEEVPDKFCQLLSVVEYCHQQGMIGGDQKLETLLFDKKLKQREHTPSANTWSLGVVWYCLATGFEPFEGEVFWEAERNMENREHSAWIFMSLGSENLWYTLTTIQPKISTPTTVRSWSSIATCSSTGLSSEQSSLTSEGTSIGTTISGPRCNSPATNSDTSSEYRQPGRMSLEPKNRVLKTLGKFKNLFKKHNKIEPQKKCK